The Streptococcus mitis genome has a segment encoding these proteins:
- a CDS encoding MmcQ/YjbR family DNA-binding protein: MFEIFKSYQLNQEKAHDYGFVENAGVWTYSCEILLGDFVMTVSITADNVSFQVFDQETGDLYPQVHMESFKGSFVASVREACLEILYQIRKACFEVQDFICPQTKRIMTQVQEQYGNQLEYLWEKSPDTAVLRHEGNKKWYAVLMKISWDKLEKGREDLVEAVNLKHDQVADLLSKKGIYPAFHMNKRYWISVALDDTLSDEEVLEFIERSWNLTTKK, encoded by the coding sequence ATGTTTGAAATTTTTAAATCCTATCAATTGAATCAAGAAAAGGCTCATGATTATGGTTTTGTAGAAAATGCGGGAGTCTGGACCTATAGTTGCGAGATTTTGCTGGGTGACTTTGTCATGACTGTATCCATCACTGCTGATAATGTGAGTTTTCAAGTCTTTGACCAGGAGACTGGTGATCTCTATCCTCAAGTCCATATGGAAAGTTTTAAAGGAAGTTTTGTTGCAAGTGTCCGTGAGGCTTGTTTGGAGATTCTTTACCAGATTCGGAAGGCTTGTTTTGAGGTACAGGATTTTATTTGCCCTCAGACTAAGCGAATCATGACTCAAGTTCAGGAACAGTATGGTAATCAGTTGGAGTATTTGTGGGAGAAATCGCCTGATACGGCAGTGTTAAGACACGAAGGCAATAAAAAGTGGTATGCCGTCTTGATGAAAATCTCTTGGGATAAGCTGGAAAAGGGCAGAGAAGACCTAGTGGAAGCAGTCAACCTCAAACATGACCAAGTAGCTGATTTACTTTCAAAAAAGGGCATTTATCCAGCTTTTCATATGAATAAACGTTACTGGATTAGTGTGGCGCTTGATGATACTTTATCAGATGAAGAAGTACTGGAATTTATAGAAAGAAGCTGGAATTTAACCACTAAAAAATGA
- the leuC gene encoding 3-isopropylmalate dehydratase large subunit encodes MAGKSIFDKLWDRHVITGEEGQPQLMYVDQHYIHEVTSPQAFQGLRDAGRRLRRPDLTFGTFDHNVPTVNIYDIRDVISKAQIDKLAENVEEFGIEHAAHGSEKQGIVHMVGPETGRTQPGKFIVCGDSHTATHGAFGAIAFGIGTSEVEHVFATQTLWQVKPKKMLVEFTGVPQKGVYSKDFILALIAKYGVACGVGYVVEYRGQAIDELSMEERMTICNMSIEFGSKMGIMNPDQTTYDYLKGRECVPEDFEEAVADWKTIVSDDDAVYDKVIHMDVSDLAPMVTWGTNPAMGVDFDSRFPEIKDMNDERAYNYMDLEPGQKPADIELGYIFIGSCTNARLSDLQLAARFVKGKKIAPNLTAIVVPGSRPVKRAAERLGLDKVFLDAGFEWRDPGCSMCLGMNPDKVPDGVHCASTSNRNFEDRQGFGAKTHLCSPAMAAAAAIAGRFVDVRQMPEAQ; translated from the coding sequence ATGGCAGGAAAATCGATTTTTGATAAATTATGGGACCGCCATGTCATCACAGGAGAAGAGGGGCAGCCCCAACTCATGTATGTGGACCAGCACTATATCCACGAGGTGACCAGCCCTCAAGCTTTTCAAGGATTACGAGATGCAGGGCGCAGATTGAGACGACCAGACTTGACATTTGGAACCTTCGACCACAATGTCCCGACAGTCAATATCTACGATATTCGAGATGTCATTTCCAAGGCGCAAATTGATAAGCTAGCTGAAAATGTTGAGGAGTTTGGGATTGAACATGCGGCCCACGGTTCTGAAAAACAGGGAATTGTGCACATGGTGGGACCAGAAACTGGACGGACCCAACCAGGAAAATTCATCGTCTGTGGAGACAGCCATACGGCAACTCACGGTGCTTTTGGAGCAATCGCCTTTGGAATTGGGACCAGTGAGGTCGAACATGTCTTTGCTACCCAGACCCTCTGGCAGGTCAAACCTAAGAAAATGTTGGTGGAATTCACTGGAGTTCCTCAAAAAGGAGTTTATTCCAAGGATTTCATTTTAGCCTTGATTGCCAAGTACGGCGTTGCTTGCGGCGTTGGCTACGTGGTGGAATATCGTGGACAAGCAATTGATGAACTGAGTATGGAAGAGCGCATGACCATCTGCAATATGTCCATCGAGTTTGGATCTAAGATGGGAATCATGAATCCGGATCAAACCACCTATGACTATCTCAAGGGACGAGAATGTGTTCCAGAGGACTTCGAAGAGGCTGTGGCGGATTGGAAAACAATTGTCAGTGATGATGATGCTGTTTACGATAAGGTTATTCATATGGATGTCTCAGACCTTGCTCCTATGGTGACCTGGGGAACCAACCCTGCTATGGGGGTTGACTTTGACAGTAGATTCCCAGAAATTAAGGATATGAATGATGAGCGAGCCTACAATTACATGGACTTGGAGCCTGGTCAAAAGCCAGCAGATATTGAACTAGGTTATATCTTTATCGGCTCTTGTACAAATGCTCGTCTTAGCGATTTGCAACTGGCTGCGCGATTTGTTAAAGGGAAGAAAATTGCTCCTAATCTAACAGCTATTGTGGTTCCAGGCTCTCGTCCTGTCAAACGAGCTGCTGAGAGGTTGGGCTTGGACAAGGTCTTTCTAGATGCTGGCTTTGAGTGGCGAGACCCAGGTTGCTCTATGTGCCTAGGGATGAATCCTGACAAGGTTCCAGATGGTGTCCACTGTGCCTCAACCAGCAATCGAAACTTTGAGGACAGACAAGGATTTGGCGCTAAGACCCATCTCTGCAGTCCAGCCATGGCAGCAGCAGCAGCTATTGCAGGGCGCTTTGTAGATGTTCGGCAAATGCCAGAGGCCCAGTAA
- a CDS encoding DUF1294 domain-containing protein produces MKLDVKITLVLLIWNVMVFLIYAIDKSKARRRAWRIPEKILLILAFVCGGFGAWLAGIIFHHKTRKWYFKTVWFLGMVTTLVALYVIWR; encoded by the coding sequence ATGAAGTTAGACGTAAAAATTACTCTAGTCCTTTTGATTTGGAATGTCATGGTTTTCTTGATTTATGCTATTGACAAATCCAAGGCAAGGAGAAGAGCTTGGCGCATCCCAGAGAAAATCTTACTCATTTTAGCCTTTGTTTGTGGTGGTTTTGGTGCCTGGTTAGCAGGAATCATCTTTCACCACAAGACTCGAAAATGGTATTTTAAAACAGTTTGGTTTCTTGGGATGGTGACCACACTAGTAGCCTTATATGTTATTTGGAGGTAA
- a CDS encoding 2-isopropylmalate synthase — protein sequence MRTVEFLDTSLRDGEQTPGVNFSIKEKLAIARQLEKWGISAIEAGFPAASPDSFTAVQEIAKVLKKTAITGLARSVKSDIDACYEALKDAKYPQVHVFIATSPIHRKYKLNKSKEEILEAISEHVSYACSKFEVVEFSPEDATRTELDFLLQVVQTAVDAGASYINIPDTVGFTTPEEYGAIFKYLIENVKTDRQIIYSPHCHDDLGMAVANSLAAVKNGAGRVEGTINGIGERAGNAALEEIAVALNIRQDYYQAETSIVLNETINTSEMVSRFSGIPVPKNKAVVGGNAFSHESGIHQDGVLKNPLTYEIITPELVGVKSNSLPLGKLSGRHAFVEKLRELALDFTEEDIKPLFAKFKALADKKQEITDADIRALVAGTMVENPEGFHFDDLQLQTHADNDIEALVSLANMDGEKVEFNATGQGSVEAIFNAIDKFFNQSVRLVSYTIDAVTDGIDAQARVLVTVENRDTETIFNAAGLDFDVLKASAIAYINANTFVQKENSGEMGRSVSYRDMPSV from the coding sequence ATGAGAACAGTTGAATTTCTAGATACCAGCCTTCGGGATGGAGAACAGACACCTGGTGTTAACTTTTCAATCAAGGAAAAACTTGCCATTGCAAGGCAGCTGGAGAAATGGGGTATTTCAGCCATAGAAGCTGGTTTTCCAGCGGCTAGTCCAGACTCATTTACGGCAGTTCAGGAGATTGCTAAGGTCTTAAAGAAAACAGCGATAACTGGTTTGGCACGCTCTGTCAAGTCTGATATTGATGCTTGTTATGAGGCCCTCAAGGACGCCAAGTATCCACAAGTTCACGTTTTTATTGCTACCAGTCCGATTCATCGTAAGTATAAGCTCAATAAGAGCAAGGAAGAGATTTTGGAAGCAATTAGTGAGCATGTTTCCTATGCCTGTTCTAAGTTTGAGGTTGTCGAGTTCTCTCCAGAGGATGCGACCAGAACAGAGTTGGATTTCCTTCTGCAAGTTGTTCAAACAGCGGTTGATGCAGGTGCGTCTTATATCAATATCCCTGATACGGTAGGATTTACTACACCAGAGGAATATGGAGCTATCTTCAAATACTTGATTGAGAATGTCAAGACAGATCGTCAGATTATCTATTCACCTCACTGTCATGATGACCTCGGAATGGCAGTGGCTAATAGCCTTGCTGCTGTCAAGAATGGGGCAGGACGTGTCGAAGGGACTATCAACGGTATTGGGGAGCGAGCTGGCAATGCTGCTTTGGAAGAAATAGCAGTGGCGCTCAATATTCGCCAAGATTACTATCAAGCAGAGACAAGCATTGTCCTAAATGAGACCATCAATACGTCAGAAATGGTTTCTCGCTTCTCAGGAATTCCAGTTCCTAAAAATAAGGCTGTGGTTGGTGGCAATGCCTTTTCTCACGAATCTGGTATTCACCAAGACGGAGTCCTTAAAAATCCTCTTACCTATGAAATCATCACTCCTGAATTGGTCGGTGTCAAGAGTAATAGCCTTCCACTTGGAAAATTGTCAGGACGCCATGCCTTTGTCGAGAAACTAAGAGAATTGGCGCTAGATTTTACAGAAGAGGATATCAAGCCACTCTTTGCTAAGTTCAAGGCGTTAGCGGACAAGAAGCAAGAAATCACAGATGCAGATATTCGTGCTCTGGTAGCTGGAACCATGGTTGAAAATCCAGAAGGCTTCCACTTTGATGATTTACAACTGCAAACTCATGCGGATAATGACATCGAAGCGCTCGTTAGCCTAGCTAATATGGATGGTGAGAAGGTCGAATTTAATGCGACAGGGCAAGGTTCTGTTGAAGCGATCTTTAACGCTATCGATAAGTTCTTTAACCAATCCGTCCGCTTGGTGTCCTATACCATTGATGCTGTGACAGATGGAATTGATGCCCAAGCTCGGGTTTTGGTCACTGTGGAAAACAGAGATACAGAAACCATCTTTAATGCAGCAGGTCTCGATTTCGATGTGTTGAAGGCTTCGGCTATTGCCTACATCAATGCTAATACCTTTGTTCAAAAAGAGAATTCGGGTGAGATGGGACGTAGCGTTTCCTATCGCGATATGCCTAGTGTGTAA
- a CDS encoding copper homeostasis protein CutC has protein sequence MIYEFCAENVTLLEKAIQAGARRIELCDNLAVGGTTPSYGVTKAAVELAANYDTTIMTMIRPRGGDFVYNELEIAIMLEDIRLTAQTGSQGVVFGALTADKKLDKPNLEKLIAASKGMEIVFHMAFDELSDEDQLEAIDWLSQAGITRILTRAGVSGDSLEKRFAHYHRILEHAKGKIEILPGGGIDLDNRQTFIDQLGVTQLHGTKVVF, from the coding sequence ATGATTTACGAATTTTGTGCTGAAAATGTGACCTTGCTTGAAAAAGCGATACAGGCTGGAGCTCGTCGAATCGAACTCTGTGATAATCTAGCAGTGGGAGGAACAACACCAAGCTATGGAGTGACCAAGGCAGCGGTTGAATTGGCAGCTAACTACGATACGACCATCATGACCATGATTCGTCCACGTGGTGGTGACTTTGTCTATAATGAACTAGAAATTGCAATTATGCTAGAAGACATTCGGTTGACTGCTCAGACTGGAAGTCAAGGGGTTGTATTTGGGGCTTTAACTGCTGATAAGAAGTTGGATAAGCCTAATCTTGAAAAGTTAATTGCTGCATCAAAAGGAATGGAAATTGTCTTCCACATGGCCTTTGATGAATTGAGCGATGAAGATCAACTGGAAGCTATTGACTGGCTCAGTCAAGCTGGAATCACTCGAATCCTGACTCGTGCGGGTGTGTCTGGAGACTCGCTAGAGAAACGCTTTGCTCACTATCACAGAATTTTGGAACATGCTAAAGGTAAGATTGAAATTCTACCAGGTGGGGGGATTGACCTTGACAACCGTCAAACCTTTATCGACCAGCTAGGTGTGACACAATTGCATGGAACCAAGGTTGTCTTTTAA
- a CDS encoding YbaN family protein, which produces MRLIYLIIGFLSLALAIVGVVLPLLPTTPFLLLSIACFSRSSKRFEDWLYHTKLYQTYVADFRETKSIARERKKKIIVSIYILMGISIYFAPLLPVKIGLGALTIFITYYLFKVIPDKE; this is translated from the coding sequence ATGCGTCTTATCTATCTAATAATTGGTTTTTTATCACTAGCCTTGGCTATTGTTGGGGTAGTTTTACCCTTGTTGCCCACAACGCCTTTTCTTTTGTTGTCTATTGCTTGTTTCTCTAGAAGTTCCAAGCGCTTCGAAGATTGGCTTTATCATACCAAGCTCTATCAAACATATGTAGCTGATTTTCGGGAGACTAAGTCTATCGCGCGTGAACGTAAAAAAAAGATTATTGTCTCTATCTACATCTTGATGGGAATTTCCATTTATTTTGCACCTCTTTTACCAGTCAAAATCGGTCTGGGTGCTTTGACCATCTTTATCACCTATTATCTCTTCAAGGTCATTCCAGACAAAGAATAG
- a CDS encoding L-threonylcarbamoyladenylate synthase yields MTKHIQWNGTLSQEGYDILKGEGGCIVCPTKVGYIIMTSDKAGLERKFEAKERNRNKPGVVLCGSMDELRALAQLNPEIEAFYQKHWDEDILLGCILPWKPEAFEKLKAYGDGREELMTDVRGTSCFVIKFGKAGEQLAAKLWEEGKMVYASSANPSGKGNRGKVEGIGERIERAVDLVIEADDYVASIQPDKTIETRYEQGVMVSMVDKYGKLIPEQGGARSTSPAPVVIRKGLDIDKIMMHLSDTFNSWDYRQGEYY; encoded by the coding sequence ATGACAAAACACATTCAATGGAACGGAACACTTTCACAAGAAGGATATGACATTTTAAAAGGTGAGGGCGGTTGTATTGTTTGCCCTACTAAAGTTGGTTACATCATCATGACTAGCGATAAGGCTGGTCTTGAACGTAAGTTTGAAGCTAAAGAACGTAACCGTAACAAACCAGGTGTTGTTCTCTGCGGTAGCATGGACGAGCTTCGTGCTTTAGCACAACTCAACCCAGAAATTGAAGCCTTTTACCAAAAACATTGGGATGAAGATATTCTTCTTGGTTGTATCCTTCCTTGGAAACCAGAAGCCTTTGAAAAACTAAAAGCATACGGGGATGGCCGTGAAGAACTCATGACTGACGTGCGTGGTACTAGCTGTTTTGTTATCAAATTCGGGAAAGCTGGTGAACAATTGGCTGCCAAACTTTGGGAAGAAGGCAAGATGGTCTATGCCTCATCTGCAAACCCATCTGGAAAAGGAAACCGTGGTAAAGTAGAAGGTATCGGAGAACGCATCGAAAGGGCAGTTGACCTTGTTATCGAGGCAGACGACTATGTGGCATCTATCCAGCCTGACAAAACGATTGAAACTCGCTACGAGCAAGGTGTGATGGTCTCTATGGTTGATAAATACGGTAAACTCATCCCAGAACAAGGAGGAGCACGTTCAACTTCACCAGCACCAGTTGTAATCCGCAAAGGGCTTGACATTGATAAGATTATGATGCACCTGTCAGACACCTTTAACTCATGGGACTACCGTCAGGGAGAGTATTATTAA
- the leuB gene encoding 3-isopropylmalate dehydrogenase, producing the protein MTKKIVALAGDGIGPEIMVAGLEVLEALAEKTGFDYEIDKRPFGGAGIDAAGHPLPSETLKACREADAILLAAIGSPQYDGAAVRPEQGLLALRKELNLYANIRPVKIFDSLKHLSPLKPERIAGVDFVVVRELTGGIYFGDHILEERKARDINDYSYEEVERIIRKAFQIARNRRKIVTSIDKQNVLATSKLWRKVAEEVAQDFPDITLEHQLVDSAAMLMITNPAKFDVIVTENLFGDILSDESSVLSGTLGVMPSASHSENGPSLYEPIHGSAPDIAGQGIANPISMILSVAMMLRDSFGRYEDAERIERAVETSLAAGILTRDIGGQASTKEMTEAIIARL; encoded by the coding sequence ATGACAAAGAAAATAGTAGCTTTAGCAGGGGATGGAATCGGCCCAGAAATCATGGTGGCTGGGTTAGAGGTTCTGGAAGCTCTAGCTGAAAAAACAGGCTTTGACTATGAAATAGACAAACGACCTTTTGGAGGTGCAGGAATTGATGCAGCAGGCCATCCTTTACCTAGTGAAACCCTCAAAGCATGTAGAGAAGCAGATGCCATTCTCCTAGCGGCTATCGGTAGTCCTCAGTATGATGGAGCAGCGGTTCGGCCTGAACAAGGCTTGCTTGCTCTCCGTAAGGAACTCAATCTTTACGCTAATATTCGCCCTGTAAAAATCTTTGACAGTCTCAAGCATTTGTCACCACTAAAACCAGAACGAATTGCTGGTGTAGACTTTGTCGTGGTGCGTGAGTTGACAGGCGGTATTTACTTTGGAGATCATATCCTTGAAGAGCGCAAAGCGCGTGATATTAACGACTATAGCTACGAGGAAGTGGAGCGGATTATTCGCAAAGCCTTTCAAATTGCAAGAAATCGCAGAAAAATCGTTACTAGTATCGATAAGCAAAATGTTCTAGCGACCTCAAAACTCTGGCGGAAAGTAGCTGAGGAAGTCGCGCAGGATTTCCCAGATATAACCTTGGAGCACCAGCTGGTGGACTCAGCTGCTATGCTTATGATTACCAATCCTGCCAAGTTTGATGTTATTGTGACAGAAAATCTTTTCGGAGATATTCTCTCGGATGAATCAAGCGTTCTATCTGGCACACTTGGAGTTATGCCATCAGCCAGTCATTCTGAAAATGGACCAAGTCTCTATGAACCTATTCACGGTTCAGCACCTGATATTGCAGGTCAAGGAATTGCCAATCCTATTTCCATGATTTTATCAGTGGCTATGATGCTGAGAGACAGCTTTGGACGTTATGAGGATGCAGAGCGTATCGAGCGTGCTGTTGAGACAAGTTTGGCAGCTGGAATTTTAACGAGAGATATAGGAGGACAGGCTTCGACCAAGGAAATGACGGAAGCTATTATTGCAAGGTTATGA